TCGGCGTTGCTGTTGAAGTCGGTGTTGCAACCGGAGTGTTCACACTTATTTCCGCAGAATAAGCATACGTTGGACGGTCACCGCCCGATGCTTCACGCACACGAAGGTAAATCGTTTCTCCCACATCATAGTGCTGATTGGACGTTTCCAATACACCATTGATTGTCTGCCCAACTGTCAGATTTAATGTTCCTGACCCAGGATCATTTGTCGCCATATTTGTAACCGCATCCATAACAAAAGTTGTGTTGGCAGTTGCTACTATTTGGTGCGATGTATCATCACGCACTTCCACTCTCACCGAAAATGTATTGGGCGCCGCATCCACCGTTATTGGACCAGGCTGTTCAACCCCATTGACCCATACTTTGAAATAGGTCTGACCATAGGAAACAATCTGAACATCTGAACGGGATTCCTGATTATGATTTAATGTACCATTGGTGGTATCCCAGGGATAGATGGTCAATTGGCCCAGGGTATACAAGGTTGCTTCCACCCATGCGGAAGCATAATTAAAAGCGTCCAGCACCAATACGCTTACAATGGGCGAGGAAACATTCGGAATCCCCTGCGGATCACTTTCAGAATTTGTCCGCACTTCAAAATTATCCACAATACTCTCTACCTGATTACCAAAACGATCAACCGGATAAACAGTCACGCCAAAAGCGGCACCGGAAATTTCCGGATCTGCCAGCAGAGAATTTTCCACATCACCGGACGGCTCGGTCAAGGTTACACCACTGTACCAACCGCCTGATGTAACACCGCCGATACCGCTGGCCATAAGGGAATTGCCGCTGCCTTCCACCAATATCTGTCCGGGTGCCACCGTGACCAAGCCGTACACTGACGCCGGATTAACATAAATACCCGGTGTGGTACCGGTCGAAATACCGGCCGGATTGGAATAAACCCAATGCGCAGTAAAACCCGCACCACCTGCAGGCGCATCTCTTCCCAGCCACTCGATGGAATCACCATTTTGCTGATAATCCCAGTTTTTCACATAGACAGCACTGCCATCATGCACCTTGATAATATCAATAACATTCGTAGTTCCCAACGCATCCAATGTTGAACCATTGGCACGGGTCAGCGATTGGGTAGTCTCAATGACATCATAAGCAGTAATGGAGAACGGCGTATCTCCTATGTCCGGATCAGCCGCCTGATGGAAAGCAAATGCCTGTGAACCGCTAAACTCAGCATAACCGCTAATTAAGTTAATTTGAACCGGCGTGGGGATGGATGCAAATCGATCAGTCGTTTTCACATAAACCCAGTCCACTGGTCCTTCAGCCACATTGCCGTATGCATCGCAGGCATAGACCCTAAACGAGCTAATCGAAGAACCTGAGTTTTGTGTTCCCGGTGATCCTGAATACCCGACAAATCCGGCACCCGGACTCGGTGTGCTATAAACACCGCCGCCATTGATATCCATGGAAGGAACGATGGGTATCAATCGCGTGAAACTATTGGCATTAACATTGGATGCAGATGAAGTTCCGCCATGGGTCCCCTCGACATCACTGAATGTCGCCGCAACACTGTTGCCGATATATTCCTTGTACAATGTCAAATCGGGATAACCAACGCCACCGTACGTCCCGCCAGGTAACTGAATAACAGTTGGATATAATGTATTGGTCCCTGAGCCCGAACTTAAATTGACATTATTCGACGCTGGAAAGGCCGTCGCTGTATTGCGGTTGTCCATGGTGTTGCCATACCCATCTTGGGCAGTCACGGTTGCCGAAAAAGCCACACCGGCTGTTTTTGGCGAGGTATCAATATCCACCTGGAACTGTCTAATTTGATCATTGTGCCGTACATTGATCGGGGGATTACCGCCGCCACCCAATGTAAAGGATGCCACACTGCCATTATCCAGATTGGCCACCGTCAATGTCTGATAGCCATTAATGCCAACAGTATAAAGCACAAAATCAGTTGTCCGGTATCCACCATAAGGATATCCCGGATCCTGGGGTGAATTAACCCCAAATGCACCCACATTGACGGTCTGCGGTAAATTTTGACCAGCTCCTAACATCGTCCCCATTGTTGCCGGATACGGATCTGATGAAGAAATCTGAATTTGATCTGTTCCACCCGAGGCAGTATGCGTCACCACATTATAATATTCATCGCAAACATAAATTTTCAGGTCATAAGAAACACCCGCCTCATGAATTTCGGGATTTCCCTCATAACCCGGGAAACCTCCCGGCGGATAGACATTGGGTGCAATACCCGGTTTGGGTGTCATCCCGGTTGCCAAAGCCAACATACGATTGGCTGCATTGTGATACACTGTGGGATTTACACTAACAACGGAGGGAACACTTCCTAGCTGACATTGAATATTAACATTCGTATACGCGCGAAAAACAGTTGCTTGTCCATACCAGATGCCATTCGTGAAAATAATCTGCTGAGGACTAATCACCCGGTAGGGTTCTGCATAATCCGCCGATGTAACCAAATTTGTCTGTCCATTGAATGTTGACGCAATGGTTGATCCTGCATCAGCATAAGCTGTGATCGAGAGGTCAAACGGCACACCGGCAGTCAGGCTGTCCGGGAGGACCGCACCACCAAAACCGGTTAGCATAAAACGGTTCAGACTTGTTGTATCGAAATAATAGGGCGTCGTATAATCATCAATTCCGGTGGTATCATAATCAGCTGTCAAACGATAGGTCTCGCTTCCATTGAGTACTACAGCAACCACGGTATTACCTAAATTGAACTCCCAGTCCGTATTGTGAATATTCGAAGTATCCGGAACCGTGGTCATTGTAAAAGACCCGCTCGAAAAAACCGGATTCCACCAGTCATCTGTCGCATAAACCGTCACATAAAAAGGTGTCCCGATCTCCTGTGCATTCGGAGTCCCGTAATAACCACCCAAAGAATTGCCATCACCGCCGCCCACGCCGGGTCGATATTCTAAACCAGGCACAATCATGAACACTTTTTGGTGTGTGTTTGCATTGACATCAAAGGATGCGCTAGTTCCGATGACTCCCGTACCATTAACATTTTGTGATACTGAAATTTCAACATCCGTACCGGCACGATAAACCAGCATATTATGCGACCAGACACCACTTGAAAACCCCGAACTGACTGTCCAGGTCACACCTGTCGCGGTCCCGTAGGTCGGTACGGATAATACCGATTGTTCAGGATTATGATAATCCAAATCAGGACAGGTCACATACACCGGACCGGTAAAGGATGTAACAATATTTTCATATTCATCACGAGCTGAGATATTGACATTGAAAGCCGAGCCTGCCGTCTGCGTCCCGCCAATATTCCCAACTGTGAAGTGATCCAACGAGGTCGCCAAAACATTAAAATAATTCGATTGTCCCGGGATCGGGGCCGCACCTGTGCACTGTAATTGTTGTTGGTTTGATCCGCTGTAGGCAGTGGTTAATACGATGCTAAATACCGTTCTGCCGTTCGACAAAGCTGCTGTAGACGGTACGGTGGCACCGGCATCAATTCTTTCCAGACTATTATTAATATCACCGGTCGAATAAACGCCGCTTGTCAGCTGATTTCCATAAAGATCGGTTGCATACACTATTACGGATACCATATCTCCCACTGTCATATCAGTGGGTGCAGCAGAACGGCCAAAACCATCACCTTGGTTTTCTCCGGGATGATACGTCTGACCCGGCATAATAACGATATAACGGTAAAGCGAAGTCGTCTGGCTCGCTTCAACATTGAATGTCCCTGAATCATCATCAGTTGCACCATTGTCCGCTCTGATTCCAATGGTAAATCCGGTACGGTAGATGGTATAGGTCCCCGTCCAATTACCATCCCCATCAAATTGAGAGCCACTGATTGAACCGGGAGCATAAGCGCTGGCATCAAAATCACTGCTTGAATTGGCAACCAAATTCACCGTTCCTGCAACACTACCGGTCGATGTACAGGTATTACCATAGACATCATAGGCTGTTACAACCAAGGAAAAACCCGTACCCGCATACTGCGGTGATGCAATTGTGTTAAATCCAAAGGATGCATGTGTCGCATTATCGAGAGGGACTGTTTCCTCATCCGTGGTCAGACCACCAGCCACAGTAAGCGTCTGACTGCCTGCGAGTACACGCCGTAAATCAACATCAAAATAAGCAACACCGCTCGTTAAAAACCCGAGTGTTCCATTCACCTGCATAATCGAGCCGCCAAAGCCCAAATCAGTTGCACCCAAAGCAATCGTGGTCGAAGGCGTGATAAGATTCCAGTACTGGTCGCAGGCATAGATGGTCACCCGAAAGGGGACTCCGGCGGTCTGAATATCCATACTGCCATCAACGCCATCTCCCCCAGTTTCACCCTGCTGAATAGATTGCCCGGGGCCAACAATGAGAAACTGCCCAGCCGGGCCGGTATTTACAGTAATCGATCCCGATGTGGATGTTACAATCGTTCCGGGATCAGGCGAAATCGTGCTTGCCTCCAGTTGAATGCCGCTTCCGGCATAAAATAATTGAATGCGCGGATAAGCCACACCATTGGTAAAGGAAACCGTGTCCAAAACCCCGGAATCGGACCCATTAATACCTCCATTCAATGCGCGAAATGACACCGTCCCGTCAAACGGCAATACAGGATCATTATTATTGTCTCTGGCGGTAACTGTCACATAATTCACTTCCCCTACATCCCATGATACCGGCAGATCATAAAAAAACTTGTCCATATAATAAATATGAATTATTTTTTGTCCCGTTTGAATACCGCTCGGATTATTGGTGCCTGTGGAAATGGTCACATCAGACGTCGCTGCGGGTAAAAGTGTTGTCACAAAAGGCGTATACCGGCAATTGGAAACCGGCGTATCCTGCTCCAAATTTTGCGCGCCTGATGCCGGATTGAAGGTGGCCGAACTGGTTGCTGTCATTGTCACCAAGGCATACGTTGTGATATAATTCCAACTC
The bacterium DNA segment above includes these coding regions:
- a CDS encoding DUF4815 domain-containing protein, whose product is MIKGTVRKMMVIVFSVVVLLLSASIAMAANRLILVAPGESFLHGTGWVDAVPNSQVAGVAFDVEIGSIDDSSWNYITTYALVTMTATSSATFNPASGAQNLEQDTPVSNCRYTPFVTTLLPAATSDVTISTGTNNPSGIQTGQKIIHIYYMDKFFYDLPVSWDVGEVNYVTVTARDNNNDPVLPFDGTVSFRALNGGINGSDSGVLDTVSFTNGVAYPRIQLFYAGSGIQLEASTISPDPGTIVTSTSGSITVNTGPAGQFLIVGPGQSIQQGETGGDGVDGSMDIQTAGVPFRVTIYACDQYWNLITPSTTIALGATDLGFGGSIMQVNGTLGFLTSGVAYFDVDLRRVLAGSQTLTVAGGLTTDEETVPLDNATHASFGFNTIASPQYAGTGFSLVVTAYDVYGNTCTSTGSVAGTVNLVANSSSDFDASAYAPGSISGSQFDGDGNWTGTYTIYRTGFTIGIRADNGATDDDSGTFNVEASQTTSLYRYIVIMPGQTYHPGENQGDGFGRSAAPTDMTVGDMVSVIVYATDLYGNQLTSGVYSTGDINNSLERIDAGATVPSTAALSNGRTVFSIVLTTAYSGSNQQQLQCTGAAPIPGQSNYFNVLATSLDHFTVGNIGGTQTAGSAFNVNISARDEYENIVTSFTGPVYVTCPDLDYHNPEQSVLSVPTYGTATGVTWTVSSGFSSGVWSHNMLVYRAGTDVEISVSQNVNGTGVIGTSASFDVNANTHQKVFMIVPGLEYRPGVGGGDGNSLGGYYGTPNAQEIGTPFYVTVYATDDWWNPVFSSGSFTMTTVPDTSNIHNTDWEFNLGNTVVAVVLNGSETYRLTADYDTTGIDDYTTPYYFDTTSLNRFMLTGFGGAVLPDSLTAGVPFDLSITAYADAGSTIASTFNGQTNLVTSADYAEPYRVISPQQIIFTNGIWYGQATVFRAYTNVNIQCQLGSVPSVVSVNPTVYHNAANRMLALATGMTPKPGIAPNVYPPGGFPGYEGNPEIHEAGVSYDLKIYVCDEYYNVVTHTASGGTDQIQISSSDPYPATMGTMLGAGQNLPQTVNVGAFGVNSPQDPGYPYGGYRTTDFVLYTVGINGYQTLTVANLDNGSVASFTLGGGGNPPINVRHNDQIRQFQVDIDTSPKTAGVAFSATVTAQDGYGNTMDNRNTATAFPASNNVNLSSGSGTNTLYPTVIQLPGGTYGGVGYPDLTLYKEYIGNSVAATFSDVEGTHGGTSSASNVNANSFTRLIPIVPSMDINGGGVYSTPSPGAGFVGYSGSPGTQNSGSSISSFRVYACDAYGNVAEGPVDWVYVKTTDRFASIPTPVQINLISGYAEFSGSQAFAFHQAADPDIGDTPFSITAYDVIETTQSLTRANGSTLDALGTTNVIDIIKVHDGSAVYVKNWDYQQNGDSIEWLGRDAPAGGAGFTAHWVYSNPAGISTGTTPGIYVNPASVYGLVTVAPGQILVEGSGNSLMASGIGGVTSGGWYSGVTLTEPSGDVENSLLADPEISGAAFGVTVYPVDRFGNQVESIVDNFEVRTNSESDPQGIPNVSSPIVSVLVLDAFNYASAWVEATLYTLGQLTIYPWDTTNGTLNHNQESRSDVQIVSYGQTYFKVWVNGVEQPGPITVDAAPNTFSVRVEVRDDTSHQIVATANTTFVMDAVTNMATNDPGSGTLNLTVGQTINGVLETSNQHYDVGETIYLRVREASGGDRPTYAYSAEISVNTPVATPTSTATPTPTLNSTVTVTPEVITSTPTCTITATPTSTPFIQEGQVMAYPNPARGKMYFAYTVVGEVKATIQIFNLLGERVARIEESSDGGGGRTVSTVWAAQDVAPGIYFCIIKVTDMHGKIILEQKKKVALVR